The Paramisgurnus dabryanus chromosome 1, PD_genome_1.1, whole genome shotgun sequence genome includes a window with the following:
- the ptprr gene encoding tyrosine-protein phosphatase non-receptor type 7: MLGKTAFVVISSLLGLHITGAISAEDDVYHVRTDGLPRPVYQRAGIVGHEKFPDFNAEIFYGQSRPRVAKLKQGMFLESHFPKVHQRRSKQHFLPRSRSSVESKPLSAHRTLTMEEKNDIELYVSSVGVSEAVSHEEMIRLLNINTLHHSSGLFSTTEAPTESNVFKDHHEKNNVWDKEGFCVLVICITILIIIFTCLMVLYRLKEKKFLDQQLKDPSPVIRDLTPVPVQGAQPSLTLKNSMVQANQTSTTSATSINSTSVPSCNINIHQTQSSVTSEPQCSTSHTVTELKPYWSSTHSPFKMKPVAGLQERRGSNVSLVLDMSALGSVEPMICGVVTPRERVTQEYLQSAGRALSREQLRDITKNIQMLNAEFAEIPMNFVDQKELDIPNHGSKNRYKTILPNPHSRVLLKTKNTNDPLSSYINANYIRGYLGDEKSFIATQGPMINTVNDFWQMAWQEDSPVIVMITKLKEKNEKCVLYWPEKRGIYGKVEVFINNVKECDHYIVRTLILKNGGQTRKVQHYWYTSWPDHKTPESAGNLLQLVNDVEEDRRDSSSSGPVIVHCSAGIGRTGCFIATTIGCRQLQLEGSVDVLGIVCQLRTDRGGMIQTEEQYEFVHHALSLYESRLTEDPGQ; this comes from the exons ATGTTGGGAAAAACGGCGTTTGTCGTTATTTCTTCATTGCTTGGATTGCACATCACAG GAGCTATCTCTGCAGAAGATGATGTTTATCATGTCCGTACAGATGGGCTCCCCAGGCCTGTGTACCAGCGGGCGGGTATCGTCGGTCATGAAAAGTTTCCAGATTTTAATGCTGAAATATTTTACGGGCAGTCTCGTCCACGGGTAGCCAAGTTGAAGCAAGGCATGTTTCTGGAGTCCCACTTTCCAAAAGTCCATCAGAGGCGTTCAAAACAACACTTTCTGCCCAGATCCAGATCTAGTGTGGAGAGCAAGCCCTTATCCGCCCACCGTACGCTCACAATG GAGGAAAAGAATGACATTGAACTGTACGTGTCGTCCGTGGGAGTATCAGAAGCCGTGTCACATGAGGAAATGATACGTTTGCTTAACATCAACACATTGCACCACAGTTCTGGACTGTTTAGCACCACTGAAGCACCCACtgag AGCAATGTTTTTAAAGACCATCATGAGAAGAACAACGTGTGGGACAAAGAGGGCTTCTGTGTGCTGGTCATCTGCATCACGATACTCATCATCATCTTTACCTGTTTAATG GTGCTTTACCGActaaaagagaagaaattcttgGATCAACAGCTTAAAGATCCATCCCCAGTCATCCGGGACCTGACGCCAGTCCCTGTTCAGGGTGCTCAGCCCTCTCTGACCCTCAAGAACAGCATGGTACAGGCCAACCAGACATCCACAACCAGTGCCACAAGCATCAACAGCACGAGCGTCCCATCCTGCAACATCAACATCCATCAGACTCAATCCAGTGTCACCTCAGAGCCGCAGTGCTCCACCTCTCACACCGTCACTGAACTCAAACCCTACTGGTCCTCCACACATTCACCGTTTAAGATGAAGCCCGTCGCGGGCCTGCAGGAACG ACGGGGCTCTAATGTATCACTGGTGCTGGATATGAGCGCATTGGGTTCGGTGGAGCCCATGATTTGTGGGGTCGTGACCCCACGTGAGCGCGTGACTCAGGAATACCTGCAGTCAGCAGGTCGTGCCCTCTCGCGGGAACAGCTGcgtgacatcacaaaaaacatCCAGATGCTGAATGCTGAGTTTGCT GAAATTCCCATGAACTTTGTGGATCAGAAAGAGTTGGATATCCCAAATCATGGATCAAAAAACAGATACAAGACCATTCTGCCAA ATCCACATTCCCGAGTTCTTTTGAAGACCAAGAACACAAATGACCCGCTCAGTAGTTACATTAATGCCAACTACATACGA GGCTACCTCGGAGATGAGAAGTCATTCATTGCCACTCAGGGTCCAATGATCAACACAGTGAACGACTTCTGGCAAATGGCCTGGCAGGAAGACTCTCCCGTCATTGTTATGATCACTAAACTGAAAGAGAAAAATGAA AAATGTGTGCTGTACTGGCCTGAGAAGCGAGGGATTTATGGGAAGGTGGAGGTCTTTATTAATAATGTGAAGGAGTGTGACCATTATATAGTTCGCACCCTCATACTGAAG AATGGGGGCCAGACCCGCAAGGTCCAGCACTACTGGTATACGTCATGGCCGGACCATAAGACCCCAGAGAGCGCTGGAAACCTGCTGCAGTTAGTCAATGATGTTGAGGAAGACAGAAGAGATTCTTCATCCTCTGGACCTGTTATTGTACACTGCAG TGCTGGAATCGGTCGGACAGGGTGTTTCATCGCCACAACAATCGGCTGTCGTCAGTTACAGCTGGAGGGAAGCGTAGATGTGCTGGGAATCGTTTGCCAACTTAGGACAGACAG GGGTGGTATGATCCAGACTGAGGAACAATATGAATTTGTGCATCATGCCTTGAGTCTCTATGAGAGTCGACTTACTGAAGATCCTGGACAATGA